In the genome of Bacillus thuringiensis, the window CCTGTGTTTTCTGGACAATTAAATATGAATTCGACCACCCTAATGGAGAATTGAAAATCGTACTTTATTTCATTTAATTCATAAATTCGCCACAGGAGGTCGTATACTTTCCTGTGGCTTTTTCACGCCCAGCCATAGGAGAACTGTATCTTCCTGTGGTTTTTTTGCGCGATTTTTTAGTCTCTTACATTATTTTTCTAAGAAAGGAGCAACATTCAATGACTATTAGCGTATTGTTTTTAAGTATTACGATTCAAAGAAATACAATTTCCAAAGATGAAATTCTTCATAATGAGCAAATTGAAAAAGCTATGAATGATGTTAAGGAGCGCCAAGCACTTTACTGTGATCACCTGTAATTCCTTTTCGAAAGGAGGAATTCATTTATGACTTTTCATATTTTCTTTTTTACGACTGTGCTTCAAAAAAATACTTTATCTGAAACTGAAATCAATCGTAAACAACAGTTAAAACAACTGACTGATAAAATAACTGATATTAAAAGTTCATACTACACTCAAATGTATTAAAAATATATTTTAAAGGGGTCATATATTCATGAAATTTAAAGCATTCTTTTTAACTATCACCATTCAAAAACGTAAGCTTTCACAGAAAGAGATTTTACGTGAGCAACACATTCAAAATATTATGGACGAAGTAAAAGAGCGCCAATCTTCTTATTACACTCGTCTTTTCTAAATCACTTATAAAGGGGTTATTATCCAATGAAATTTAAAGTATTCTTTTTAACCATTACCATTCAAAAAAATACATTTTCCGAGTCTGAAATGCTTCATGAGCGACAAATTAATCAGGCTATGGATCATGTAAAAGAAAGACAAAGTCATTACTGTAGTCACCTGTAATCACCTGTAATCACCTGTAATCACCTGTAATCACCTGTAATTTCTTATTACACTCGTTTTTTCTAAATCACTTATAAAGGGGCAATTATCTAATGAAATTTAAAGTATTCTTTTTAACCATTACCATTCAAAAAAATACATTTT includes:
- a CDS encoding YrzI family small protein, encoding MTFHIFFFTTVLQKNTLSETEINRKQQLKQLTDKITDIKSSYYTQMY
- a CDS encoding YrzI family small protein, producing the protein MKFKAFFLTITIQKRKLSQKEILREQHIQNIMDEVKERQSSYYTRLF
- a CDS encoding YrzI family small protein, which codes for MTISVLFLSITIQRNTISKDEILHNEQIEKAMNDVKERQALYCDHL
- a CDS encoding YrzI family small protein; translation: MKFKVFFLTITIQKNTFSESEMLHERQINQAMDHVKERQSHYCSHL